In one window of Episyrphus balteatus chromosome 3, idEpiBalt1.1, whole genome shotgun sequence DNA:
- the LOC129914075 gene encoding uncharacterized protein LOC129914075, whose protein sequence is MSSSDRSIPHLRDIFGINNYSTYATPTTTTTNNNGITTYNNTEAYVHNPVVDLTKKHSKKKRDNNKTLTSGDVKTLERHLSMKKTIRKKIMRDLQQAFVEDPNEFKIENSNHEHLKSEIRAEAFRFGEKPTRKSDNFLDMLRGEKPSNGSSNHDNSSSYNNANSIQSRDYDFDNSGGGGTGQANGEKQSFWRRLTMKGKSKR, encoded by the coding sequence ATGTCGTCCTCAGACCGTTCCATACCTCATCTTCGTGATATCTTCGGAATCAACAACTATTCAACATAtgcaacaccaacaacaaccacaacaaaCAACAATGGCATCACAACTTACAACAATACCGAAGCATATGTCCATAATCCTGTCGTCGATCTAACCAAAAAACATTCCAAGAAAAAGCGTGATAATAATAAGACCCTAACAAGTGGCGATGTCAAGACCCTAGAACGACATTTaagtatgaaaaaaacaatCCGCAAGAAGATTATGCGAGATCTTCAGCAAGCATTCGTCGAAGATCcaaatgaattcaaaattgaaaattcaaatcATGAACATTTGAAATCGGAAATTCGTGCGGAAGCGTTCCGTTTTGGTGAAAAACCAACACGGAAATCAGATAATTTCCTTGATATGCTTCGTGGTGAAAAACCATCGAATGGTAGCAGTAACCATGACAACAGTAGTAGTTACAACAATGCCAATTCCATCCAAAGTAGAGATTAtgattttgataattctggtgGAGGTGGTACTGGACAAGCAAATGGTGAAAAGCAAAGCTTCTGGCGACGGCTTACGATGAAGGGTAAATCAAAGCGATAg
- the LOC129914659 gene encoding dnaJ homolog subfamily C member 16: protein MHNGAAAQLRKYIIASILLLVILFISNCSATANLGDPYKILGVNRHATTPEIRRAYKQLAKEWHPDKSSDPLAEQKFVEIKQAYELLSDADRRRVYDQHGITNEDSHMFRQQHDYSHYGRFAPDPFEEFFGQRFHFDQDISLYHKLSVTTKYFEQTIVPKSATVPHILMFYNDWCFRCIRAVGVFKKMIDALEPLGITFATINAAHEQMLLRKVGVDEVPNLILVLNGHSYIYRESAYSVQKIVEFIRKKVPYKLVQNIKDDTIDNFLNGWMDNRVRAVVMEPRQQPRLRYLITAFAFRHRVAFGFVQLSSKDTKGIQERYKVHPSLDTLLIFNEDPTRPVASVSMSDIPTQTLNNIISANQYLALPRLSSQEMLEGVCPAEWNRPRKRLCVILVTENTDAHNYARNALRQIALQSGYSSERVRFAYIFQDKQTDFVNAMSKGSSDDTLLRLVIIWRRDTSHIKYEWVSGTRLGIERKENESDEHTLNHTKQKLDDAIQRLLRASEALSYEAYVKDLLDEHAQGILGKVITRLLYVTEYMMDNIEQEHVLATLSLLGTIAFMFAVGYVMVYLVRAEEETLKAKGQLNSNGTSQKPGAYVPELKLHELRAEKYNGLVRLLKPGCRTIILITDLQTRPKLIPGFHKAVWPYRKSKTLMFGHMLIEKGLSWYSELLRLSLSESRDLRINPRNCVGTVIALNGHRKYFCMYHAKHPETNRGAKRMLKMTRQLVRRNDDPEAGAFLGMESGSDESETSEYEPKILLEENLLDNLSNWLDRLFEGTTHRYYVNYWPDFPTK, encoded by the exons ATGCACAATGGAGCTGCAGCACAGCTACGAAAATACATCATCGCCAGCATTCTACTCCTCGTGATATTATTCATCTCGAATTGCTCGGCTACAGCTAATCTAGGTGACCCATATAAAATTCTTGGTGTCAATCGACATGCCACCACCCCAGAGATTCGACGTGCCTATAAACAATTAGCAAAGGAGTG GCATCCAGATAAATCTAGTGACCCTTTGGCGGAGCAAAAGTTTGTTGAAATCAAACAAGCTTACGAATTGTTGAGCGACGCAGACCGACGACGTGTCTACGACCAACATGGCATCACCAATGAAGATTCGCACATGTTTCGGCAACAACATGATTACAGTCATTATGGTCGTTTTGCTCCGGATCCCTTCGAGGAGTTCTTTGGTCAACGATTCCATTTTGACCAAGATATCAGTTTGTATCATAAATTGTCAGTGACAACAAAATACTTTGAACAGACAATTGTTCCGAAAAGTGCAACAGTACCGcatattttgatgttttataATGATTGGTGTTTCCGGTGTATTCGGGCGGTTGGGGTGTTTAAGAAGATGATTGATGCTCTGGAGCCATTGg GGATTACATTTGCCACAATCAATGCCGCACACGAACAAATGCTACTGCGCAAGGTGGGCGTCGATGAAGTGCCAAATCTTATACTTGTTCTAAATGGACATAGTTATATCTACAGGGAGAGCGCTTATAGTGTTCAGAAAATTGTCG aatttataCGGAAGAAAGTTCCATACAAGCTGGTTCAGAATATCAAGGACGATACAATAGACAACTTTCTAAATGGTTGGATGGATAATCGTGTACGAGCAGTTGTGATGGAACCACGACAACAACCGCGTTTGAGATATCTTATCACTGCCTTCGCTTTTCGACATCGTGTTGCATTTgg TTTTGTACAATTAAGCTCCAAGGACACCAAAGGCATTCAAGAGCGTTACAAGGTTCATCCGAGCTTAGATACTTTGCTCATATTCAATGAAGATCCCACCCGTCCAGTTGCAAGTGTCTCAATGTCTGATATTCCGACACAAAcactaaataatattatatcGGCAAATCAGTATTTAGCTCTGCCACGATTATCCTCGCAAGAAATGTTGGAAG gagttTGCCCTGCAGAATGGAATCGTCCGAGGAAACGTCTCTGTGTTATACTTGTAACGGAAAACACAGATGCCCACAACTATGCCCGAAATGCTTTAAGGCAAATCGCTCTACAAAGTGGCTACAGTTCGGAACGTGTTCGCTTTGCCTATATTTTCCAG gacaAACAAACCGATTTTGTGAATGCCATGTCAAAGGGCTCTTCAGATGATACGCTTCTAAGATTGGTTATCATTTGGCGCCGTGATACATCGCACATCAAATATGAGTGGGTCAGTGGCACTCGTTTAGGCATCGAACGCAAGGAAAACGAATCTGATGAGCACACTCTTAATCATACAAAACAAAAGCTAGACGATGCCATTCAACGTCTCTTGCGAGCTTCAGAGGCTCTTAGCTATGAAGCTTACGTTAAG gacCTCCTGGATGAGCATGCTCAAGGCATACTTGGTAAAGTGATTACACGTCTGCTATACGTCACCGAATACATGATGGATAATATTGAGCAAGAACATGTCCTCGCAACGCTCTCTCTTTTGGGAACAATTGCATTTATGTTTGCTGTTGGTTATGTCATGGTCTATTTAGTCCGGGCCGAAGAAGAAACTCTGAAAGCTAAAGGTCAGCTTAATAGCAACGGAA CTTCACAAAAACCAGGTGCTTATGTTCCCGAATTGAAACTTCACGAGTTGAGGGCTGAGAAATATAATGGATTGGTTAGGCTTTTGAAGCCTGGCTGCCGCACAATTATTCTTATAACTGATTTGCAAACACGTCCCAAGCTTATACCAGGCTTTCATAAAGCTGTTTGGCCGTACAGAAAAAGTAAAACTCTTATGTTTGGTCATATGTTGATTGAAAAGGGTCTAAGCTGGTATTCGGAATTGCTGCGTTTGTCACTTTCGGAATCGCGTGACTTGAGAATAAATCCACGCAATTGTGTGGGCACGGTTATTGCTCTTAATGGgcatagaaaatatttttgcatgtATCATGCTAAGCATCCTGAAACCAATCGTGGTGCAAAG AGAATGCTAAAAATGACCCGTCAACTAGTCCGTCGCAACGACGACCCAGAGGCCGGTGCATTCCTTGGCATGGAAAGTGGATCAGATGAATCTGAAACCAGCGAATACGAACCGAAGATATTGCTCGAAGAGAACTTACTCGATAATCTGAGTAATTGGTTGGATCGTTTGTTTGAGGGAACTACACATAGGTATTATGTAAATTATTGGCCCGACTttccaacaaaataa
- the LOC129914658 gene encoding 60S ribosomal protein L10: protein MGRRPARCYRYCKNKPYPKSRFCRGVPDSKIRIFDLGRKKATVEDFPLCVHLVSDEYEQLSSEALEAGRICCNKYLVKHCGKDQFHIRMRLHPFHVIRINKMLSCAGADRLQTGMRGAFGKPQGTVARVHIGQPIMSVRSSDRYKAQVIEALRRAKFKFPGRQKIYVSKRWGFTKYDRERYEELRDEGRLAPDGCQVKYRPMHGPMAAWEKVQRDIYS from the exons ATGGGTCGCCGTCCCGCAAGATG TTATCGTTATTGTAAGAACAAGCCTTACCCCAAATCACGGTTCTGTCGTGGTGTCCCAGACTCCAAGATCCGTATCTTCGATTTGGGCAGGAAGAAGGCTACCGTCGAGGACTTCCCGCTTTGTGTGCATTTAGTCTCTGACGAATATGAACAGCTTAGTAGTGAAGCCCTTGAGGCTGGACGTATTTGCTGCAACAAATACTTGGTAAAGCACTGCGGTAAGGATCAATTCCACATCCGTATGCGTCTTCATCCATTCCACGTTATTCGCATCAACAAGATGTTGTCGTGTGCCGGAGCTGATAG GCTCCAAACTGGAATGAGAGGTGCTTTCGGTAAACCACAAGGTACTGTTGCACGTGTCCACATCGGACAGCCAATTATGTCTGTGCGCTCTAGCGATCGTTACAAGGCACAAGTTATTGAGGCTCTGCGTCGTGCCAAGTTCAAGTTCCCAGGAAGGCAAAAG aTCTACGTCTCAAAGAGATGGGGATTCACCAAATACGACCGTGAGCGTTATGAGGAACTCCGTGACGAAGGTCGTTTGGCCCCTGATGGTTGCCAAGTCAAGTACAGGCCAATGCACGGACCAATGGCTGCCTGGGAGAAGGTTCAACGTGATATTTACAGTTAA